From Thermomicrobiales bacterium, one genomic window encodes:
- a CDS encoding zinc ribbon domain-containing protein: protein MSETPRDYAVCHNCGALLPHGARFCPTCGAAVAAPVAAPVEQPASDDAFRNAIDAALGTSASQPDQPTVQAPIVGPTESELPDESPTSESAASAQSWTPPPPGPNPSDSMQQPTWTATPEQWPADISSNNQTGWRKSRTTWIILAVFGFILFCCCGILFTLFVASAFDDGLQSDITMAVSALL from the coding sequence ATGAGCGAGACACCACGCGACTATGCTGTCTGTCACAACTGCGGCGCGCTTTTGCCGCATGGCGCGCGCTTCTGCCCGACCTGCGGCGCTGCCGTGGCGGCACCTGTAGCAGCGCCTGTTGAGCAGCCCGCGAGCGACGATGCGTTCCGGAACGCAATCGACGCCGCGCTCGGGACATCAGCGAGCCAGCCCGATCAGCCGACGGTGCAAGCACCGATCGTGGGGCCGACCGAATCTGAGCTACCGGATGAATCACCGACTTCAGAGTCGGCAGCGTCTGCTCAGAGTTGGACACCGCCGCCACCAGGTCCGAACCCCTCTGATTCAATGCAGCAACCAACCTGGACGGCCACGCCGGAGCAGTGGCCGGCAGATATCAGCTCGAATAACCAGACAGGTTGGCGCAAATCGCGCACGACCTGGATCATTCTGGCGGTCTTCGGCTTCATCCTCTTCTGCTGTTGCGGGATCTTGTTCACACTCTTCGTCGCGTCCGCGTTTGATGACGGGCTTCAGTCAGACATCACGATGGCTGTGAGCGCACTCCTGTAG